ATATGTCTGCTTATGTGGGTACACAAGTATGTTGTCGTTGCTGTTTGTGCCATCAAGACACTTCAAGACGGCAGCCCAATTACATGATGACCACCACAAGGCCTATCATTACCAGCCTTgcccaggtcttgcaaactaaaagttTTGGCTCCCTTTAGTGAGTCAATCAAGCCTGTGAGATGAAACAAATTTGCACATGGTCGTCCATGTCCATCCTACCTCTACAAGATCCTTCCTTGGCCGCAATTTTAAAAGGGGTTCACTAAGTCGAATAGAGCACATTCCACCATGTCTTTCATAGCAGCAAACTCCTGCACATCTAGAAGACAAAGCACAATGTTTATTTTCAATGGCAGCCTGTTATGTCCTTGTTCAACAACAGGTATACCTCCTCACTTGACTCAAGGGAAAGATGAAATAAGCAATGAAGAGCTTTCTTACTTATCTTATAATTAGTGTCAACAAATTTCCAAAGTCAAATACTTCACGCACCCCCAATTAATTCAACATCTCAAAAATTGCAAGCAATACAAAAAGAATACAGTGATTGTACCCTTCATAGGGTCAGGTAAGTTACAGAACACATGCCACTCTATATGCGAGTAAACATCATTGGGCCACATCAACATAAAAAGATAAGGGACATGAGCCTCCTAATAATGCAACTGGACTTTTATCATAGCATAATGAACCATATGGCTATTCTCATACTATGAACTCCACatcttatatttatttaaaacatttgcataATGGCAGTTTCTGACAATTTCTGCTTTGAATGATACCATTTCTGATTTacagctgcattttaaaacacagaccatttttgttttgttttcctcactCTCTTTCTGAGTTACAGCAGTTTTTATATGCCTGTGGGCATACTCTGCTAAACATCAACAAGCTTATCAGAAGCAGCAGAAAAGCCAGGAGGTTATTTGCTTGCTTCCTCTAAAGCAAAGCATAGCATACCTGAAGCAATTATGGGACAACCACAACTACGGATTGGCAACAGGTTGGTCTTATATCTAGAAAAGAGTTATAGTATATTTACAAATTTAAGCCACAGGCTTTACTTTAGTATGCAGCAGAATTAAGTGGTAAAACATGCTATACCACCTAAGACAGAAACAGTAGCATCAAAAACCTTAAAAGTCCCCTTGtgttaaaaacagcaataaaCCTTACTCCGAACCTTCCCACAGACATTTAAAGTTGACAAAGCAGAGCGCAGGCCAGAACTTGCTGGCTTTCTATTTGCaccacttttttttcccaacaggGGGCATTCAAAAATTGCATGCACACACTCCGATCCAGAGtaaaaatttacactggcatCTCAATTCTGCTAACTTTGGACAGCGTCCAACAATAGATTCAAGTGGGTCATGGGTTATAATAAGGCAACATCCAGAGATCAGTACAATATCTAACTCTGCCTTTCCTTGATTGTCAGCACTGCACTAACGTTATTGTTAGTGCACTAACGTTACAGAGTAAGAGCCAGAGTCTTTTACTGCCAAGCTCACCACTTTGCAACAATCTGCTACAAGTACTGTctgagtggtcgcaagaccagataggcaggatataaaataaatgaataaatgcattcatgcatgcatgctaTGGGGCTTTTGAGGGTGGAGAGGAGgaatctttttgctttttttgcaacaGCTTGGAAAGAACTTTTCTGGGCCACAAAATATTATCACGAGTaaccagctcgcgggggggggggcaatatgtagcctgcataattaacttgtaaaccgtccagagagtgctttgagcgcTAGGGGACGGCGTATCAGCAGGACGCTTTGCTTTCGTTTTTTGGTCTAACTTTTCcgagccctgcctttctcccccgtAGGCGATCAACCGCCTCCAGACCCTATTACGCGGCGGGCCTCTAGGGAGGCCATCTCGGCCAGGGGGCTCCCCCACCCACCGCCCTTCGGCCCCTCATCGCCCCGATCCCCGTACAGCGTCATGCGCGGGCTCCACTTCACTTCCACGGCCGCCAGGCGCCCCCAGAAAAGGGTCTCGTTGAACTGCAGGAAAAGGCCTCGTATGTCGGGGTTGGGATCCAGCAGCTCCCAGGCTTCGTCCACCACTGAGAGCGGCCGCGgagcgctgctgctgctgacggCGCCGTCCTCCACCGCCTCCACCAGGCCGTCGTCGCCGTCCTGAGCCTCCCATTCCTCCTGTAGCCGGAGCGCCAGCAAAAAGTCTTCGTCCATCGCGCCCCAGAGATACTGCAgcccgcccgccggccggccggtcCCCTGCCGCAAACTTCAAACACTGGCGCCTGCGCAGAACAACACACTAGGGGCGAACCCCTCGCGCTTCctcctttctttgttttgcttttgtgttttttaCGCGACTCACCTGCGCCACTTGCCGAATAACCGGGAAGCGAAACCTTGTGTTGCCACTCTAGTTCCGGCGTCTATGGTCATCCTTGAAAGACGTCTGCGCCGTGCGTGTACCGCGCCCGCGACCCGTCGCTGCTCGACGCCGTACGTTTACCCGGCGCTCTTTGCGGCTTGCGGAGGCGTGGCCACTGGCCCAGCAGGTCTTCCTTCCTCTCTGGCCCTCGGTCTCTCGTTGCTCCGCTTCGGACATGGCGCTGTCTCTGGGCGAGGCGGCCCCGGCGGGTGGCGGTGGAGGAgccggcagcggcggcagcggcagcagccggCTGAGGCTCCAGCTGGAGTCCGGGAACTACGTGGCGGAGGAGTACGTGAAGCAGCTCTCCCAGCAGTCGGACGGCGACCGGGACTTGCAGGAGCACCGGCAGTGCATCCAGGCGCTGAGCGAGGAGACGGCGCAGAGCCTCAAGCGCAACGTCTACCAGAACTACCGGCAGTTCATCGAGACGGCCCGCGAGATCAGCTACCTGGAGAGCGAGATGTACCAGCTCAGCCACATCCTCACGGAGCAGAAGGGGATCATGGAAGCCGTCAACCAGGCGCTGCTGCTGCAGGCCGACCGCGATGACCCGGCGCTGGCCAACGCCCGGCgagtggccgccgccgccgccgccgccgacccCTTCCTGCCCTTGTCGGCCAAAGAAGCCTCGGCCAACGAGGAAGGCCGCCAGCGGACCCTCACCACCCTGCTGGAGAAAGTGGAAGGCTGCCGCGACCTGCTCCGGGAGAGCCCCGGCAAGTACCTGGTCTACAACGGGGACCTCGTGGAGTACGACGCGGACCACATGGTCCAGATCCAGAAAGTCCACACTTTCCTTCTGAACGACTGCCTGCTGGTGGCCGCCTGGCTGCCCAACCGGCGGGGTACCTACCGTTACGATGCCGTCTACCCGCTTGACGGGCTGGCGGTGGTCAATGTCAAGGACAACCCGCCCATGAAGGATATGTTCAAGTTGCTTATGTTCCCGGAAAGTCGCCTCTTCCAAGCTGAGAACGCCAAGATCAAGAAGGAGTGGCTggaagtgctggaggagaccaaGAGGAACCGTGTCCTGAGTGAGAAGCGAAGGCTGGAGCAAGAGGTCCCGGTGAgggcccctcccccaccccctccagagCCCACCAATCCGTTTGAGGaagaggatgaagaagaggaagcaaCTCCCGAAGAAGAAGTGGTGGATCTATCCTTAGAGTGGATTCAGGAGCTGCCTGAAGACCTGGATGTCTGTATTGCTCAGAGAGACTTTGAAGGAGCCGTTGACCTGTTGGATAAGCTGAATGAGTACTTGAGCGATAAACCCATGACCCAGTTAGTCAGGGAGCTACGAACAAAAGTGGATGAAAGAGTCAGGCAGCTCACGCGTGTGCTTGTCTTTGAGCTGTCTCCAGATAGGTCCTTGCGAGGTGGGCCGAGAGCAACCCGCCGAGCTGTTTCTCAACTCATTCGATTAGGTCAGTCAACCAAGGCATGTGAACTTTTCCTGAGGAACAGGGAAGCGGCTGTCCGCACAGCCATCCGCCAGTTGCGTATTGAAGGGGCCACACTGCTGTACATTCACAAGCTCTGCCATGTCTTCTTCACCAGCTTGTTAGAGACCGCCAGAGAGTTTGAGACGGACTTTGCTGGCAACAGTGGGTGTTATTCTGCTTTTGTAGTCTGGGCCCGATCTGCTGTGAGGATGTTCGTGGATGCGTTCAGTAAGCAGGTGTTTGACAGTAAGGAGAGTTTATCTACTGCTGCTGAATGTGTTAAGGTAAGAATAAAGTTCTAAAGGAGAGAAATGAATCAAAGCTGTGTGTTATGCTATACATACTCCATGTGGCTGCTGCGCTATAGCAGACATTTCTTTGGTTTTTCTGTTAATAGCATGCCATATAATagaaaatatggaagaaatatagtGATCTGTATAGTCCATTCTTCTGGTTAAGACTCAGTATTCCATTTGTAAGCACTTATCTAACAGGTTCCCCTTAAATATCATGTGAACTCCTTGCCTGTCACTGAAGCCTCTCCTACATTTTGGTTCTATCACAGGGTTTAATCCTGAGAGAATAAAACCTGCATTTCTTGCTCTTCTGGCATTAAAGAACTCCTCCCTCTTACAATTGGCAAGGAGAGGGCTAGTTATGAGTCCTGCCTTTGTAACTCAATTTTATTTCATTACAGATCTGCTCATCTGCCAAAATACaaatttggttgttctgggtttttcaggctctttggccgtgttctgaaggttgttcttcctaacgttttgccagtctctgtggccagcatcttcagaggacagcaacctgtgctctggtgtttctgaagaaagtagaaaattgTATGATCAAAATTGTATG
The Pogona vitticeps strain Pit_001003342236 chromosome 1, PviZW2.1, whole genome shotgun sequence genome window above contains:
- the EXOC8 gene encoding exocyst complex component 8 — protein: MALSLGEAAPAGGGGGAGSGGSGSSRLRLQLESGNYVAEEYVKQLSQQSDGDRDLQEHRQCIQALSEETAQSLKRNVYQNYRQFIETAREISYLESEMYQLSHILTEQKGIMEAVNQALLLQADRDDPALANARRVAAAAAAADPFLPLSAKEASANEEGRQRTLTTLLEKVEGCRDLLRESPGKYLVYNGDLVEYDADHMVQIQKVHTFLLNDCLLVAAWLPNRRGTYRYDAVYPLDGLAVVNVKDNPPMKDMFKLLMFPESRLFQAENAKIKKEWLEVLEETKRNRVLSEKRRLEQEVPVRAPPPPPPEPTNPFEEEDEEEEATPEEEVVDLSLEWIQELPEDLDVCIAQRDFEGAVDLLDKLNEYLSDKPMTQLVRELRTKVDERVRQLTRVLVFELSPDRSLRGGPRATRRAVSQLIRLGQSTKACELFLRNREAAVRTAIRQLRIEGATLLYIHKLCHVFFTSLLETAREFETDFAGNSGCYSAFVVWARSAVRMFVDAFSKQVFDSKESLSTAAECVKVAKEHCKQLSEIGLDLTFIIHALLVKDIKDALQSYKDIIIEATKHRNSEEMWRRMNLMTPEALGKLREEMRSCGVTSFDQYTGDDCWVNLSYTVVAFTKQTMGFLEEALRLYFPELHMVLLESLLEIILVAVQHVDYSLRCEQDPEKKAFIRQNASFLYETVLPVVEKRFEEGVGKPAKQLQDLRNASRLMRVNPESTTSVV